A stretch of Myceligenerans xiligouense DNA encodes these proteins:
- a CDS encoding DUF4253 domain-containing protein: MSDAPVDDAGASWIRLRKDHEQSGLYPVLLEHDDDRAWHDRWSLPKTVDVLEATDPETALRTLWNQLQDDREPEKDDEDEIPEDEWPSGPWPGLAPRGTGDADPWSMAEQYAAHLQDDEDFHRRPRRWHLGLIRAHDGASALTLAGWDGTCNHTNDTELISAALASWGERFGARVVGLGPDTLWLSVAHPPQNLGHALAVAREHFTFCPDNLWQGGHDTIDKYATALIGMNAWTFWWD; the protein is encoded by the coding sequence ATGTCCGACGCGCCGGTCGACGATGCCGGCGCGTCATGGATCCGGCTGCGGAAGGACCACGAGCAGTCAGGCCTGTACCCGGTACTGCTGGAGCACGACGACGACCGCGCCTGGCACGACCGGTGGTCCCTCCCCAAGACCGTCGATGTGCTTGAAGCAACGGATCCCGAGACGGCCCTGCGCACGCTGTGGAACCAGCTCCAGGACGATCGCGAGCCCGAGAAAGACGACGAGGACGAGATACCCGAGGACGAGTGGCCGTCCGGCCCGTGGCCAGGTCTCGCCCCACGCGGCACCGGTGACGCCGATCCCTGGTCCATGGCCGAGCAGTATGCGGCTCATCTCCAGGACGACGAGGACTTCCACCGCCGACCACGTCGGTGGCATCTCGGTCTGATCCGCGCCCACGACGGCGCCAGCGCACTCACACTCGCCGGCTGGGACGGAACGTGCAACCACACCAACGACACCGAGCTGATCTCCGCTGCCCTGGCGTCCTGGGGCGAGCGCTTCGGCGCACGCGTGGTCGGCCTCGGGCCCGACACGCTCTGGCTGTCGGTCGCTCACCCGCCGCAGAACCTCGGCCATGCCTTGGCCGTGGCACGCGAGCACTTCACGTTCTGCCCCGACAACCTCTGGCAAGGCGGCCACGACACCATCGACAAGTACGCTACGGCCCTCATCGGGATGAATGCCTGGACGTTCTGGTGGGACTGA